A single Sphingomonas sp. IW22 DNA region contains:
- a CDS encoding cupin-like domain-containing protein translates to MAESGTDIFAALPPVREVEVADAAALDAVLRDADAPFIVRGLVADWPLVAAGRQSPRAARDYLMARARDRAFAVSVGTGGDRLFYDDAMGMNFRMMSARLPEIFTRMDEGEGQADAPTIYLGSVDIHDFFDGLHADNHVDLGHRTCLASIWIGTRTRIAAHNDVPHNLACVAVGQRRFTLFPRDQFANLYLGPIDNTPAGRAVSMVDFHAPDFERFPRFADALASAQVADLAAGDALYVPAMWWHHVEALDSFNILVNYWWRETPRWLGHPQDALNHALLAIRDLPDDEREHWRALFDHYVFGDAEAAAAHLPDGGRGVLAPLTPDTAGRLRAYLLRQLSR, encoded by the coding sequence ATGGCTGAGAGCGGCACCGACATCTTCGCCGCGCTGCCACCGGTGCGGGAGGTGGAGGTGGCCGACGCCGCCGCACTGGACGCGGTGCTGCGCGACGCGGATGCACCGTTCATTGTGCGCGGACTTGTCGCGGACTGGCCGTTGGTTGCGGCGGGGCGCCAGTCGCCGCGTGCGGCGCGCGATTACCTTATGGCGCGCGCGCGTGACCGCGCCTTTGCGGTTTCGGTCGGCACCGGCGGCGACCGGCTGTTCTATGACGATGCGATGGGCATGAACTTTCGCATGATGTCGGCGCGCCTGCCCGAAATCTTCACCCGTATGGATGAGGGGGAAGGGCAGGCCGATGCCCCGACCATCTATCTCGGCTCTGTCGACATCCATGACTTCTTCGACGGGCTGCATGCCGACAATCACGTCGATCTGGGTCACCGCACCTGTCTGGCCAGTATCTGGATCGGCACGCGCACCCGGATCGCGGCGCATAACGACGTGCCGCACAATCTGGCCTGTGTCGCGGTCGGACAGCGGCGCTTTACACTGTTCCCGCGCGATCAGTTCGCCAACCTGTATCTCGGCCCGATCGACAACACCCCGGCGGGCCGCGCGGTCAGCATGGTCGATTTCCACGCGCCCGATTTCGAACGCTTCCCCCGCTTTGCCGACGCGCTGGCCAGCGCGCAGGTTGCCGATCTGGCGGCGGGTGATGCGCTGTATGTGCCCGCCATGTGGTGGCACCATGTCGAGGCGCTGGATTCGTTCAACATCCTGGTCAATTATTGGTGGCGCGAAACGCCGCGCTGGCTTGGCCATCCGCAGGACGCACTGAACCACGCGCTGCTGGCGATCCGGGACCTGCCGGATGACGAGCGCGAACATTGGCGCGCGCTGTTCGACCATTATGTGTTTGGCGATGCCGAAGCCGCCGCCGCGCACCTGCCCGACGGGGGGCGCGGCGTGCTGGCGCCGCTGACCCCCGATACGGCGGGGCGGCTGCGCGCGTATCTGTTGCGACAGCTCAGCCGATGA